A window of Tautonia plasticadhaerens contains these coding sequences:
- a CDS encoding RAD55 family ATPase encodes MTGQRLGFGIDALDGLLGGGLLPGTLTVIAGATGVGKTQLGLRWADRGREGEGRRGVLCDLTSRGDAQNHASYARDQSGWEIAPYPADANLDLGAVWDLDRPIGDYFHPFSRAGRRVTRRDLEHDDWHAWKTDLARVLRKSVEFFYANFVRGSRRVVVDGIEPTDRMSESIQFEFFEYLYHQVLRKEDDWAARELFREHYRANEPRVMAHRYDHASVGCLYLYTTPHVLLDDLMTRPIGEGDVFSNANTIILMGRTRHEGRMGRALYVAKHRGSACSDAIVPYRITDRGLEFDPT; translated from the coding sequence ATGACGGGTCAGCGGCTCGGGTTCGGGATCGACGCGCTGGACGGGCTGCTCGGCGGCGGCCTGCTGCCGGGCACCCTCACCGTGATCGCGGGCGCCACCGGCGTCGGCAAGACGCAGCTCGGCCTGCGATGGGCCGACCGGGGCCGGGAGGGCGAGGGACGCCGGGGCGTCCTCTGCGACCTCACCAGCCGGGGGGACGCCCAGAACCACGCCTCGTACGCCCGGGACCAGTCCGGCTGGGAGATCGCCCCCTATCCCGCCGACGCCAACCTCGACCTCGGTGCCGTCTGGGACCTCGACCGCCCGATCGGCGACTACTTCCACCCGTTCTCCCGGGCCGGCCGCCGCGTCACCCGTCGCGACCTGGAGCACGACGACTGGCACGCCTGGAAGACGGACCTGGCCCGAGTCCTGCGGAAGTCGGTCGAGTTCTTCTACGCCAACTTCGTCCGGGGCTCGCGCCGGGTGGTCGTCGACGGCATCGAGCCGACCGACCGCATGAGCGAGTCGATCCAGTTCGAGTTCTTCGAGTACCTCTACCACCAAGTCCTCCGCAAGGAGGACGACTGGGCCGCCCGGGAGCTCTTCCGGGAGCACTACCGGGCCAACGAGCCCCGGGTGATGGCCCACCGCTACGACCACGCCTCGGTCGGCTGCCTCTACCTCTACACCACGCCCCACGTCCTGCTGGACGACCTGATGACCCGCCCCATCGGCGAGGGGGACGTCTTCTCCAACGCCAATACCATCATCCTCATGGGCCGCACCCGGCACGAGGGGCGGATGGGCCGTGCCCTCTACGTCGCCAAGCACCGGGGCAGCGCCTGCTCCGACGCGATCGTCCCCTACCGGATCACCGACCGCGGCCTGGAATTCGACCCGACCTGA
- a CDS encoding type II and III secretion system protein family protein, with the protein MFQPRRSTDRTQPGRGAGVLGIFLLAGLAGALASGPPGLVAQELGPGAGLPQEEVPTPPEPGAVFPQQGGPEGPEIPPPVMPPGAEPSVLIPPPGRPIGPRPDPSGPPTGGVIRFGPQGPPGPGAEEAGLPPAIAPPGGDAEEGEEETYPAPESGVLIEAVDLPAAEVELIIGRSRLFRLTRPLSADTVISYDNENIVEVQPLTNPQAEDLRFINVVGVGFGRATVRLIDQERNEVQTIEAVVAIDEKALERRIHTILPGADVTVLQVAQNVVLEGQVPNAKVMADVLELVRSELRLSGQTSVGSLAGSLGYGGGGGEAPPGGIGTPVPPSAASPAGAQPGLIVVNRVKVRGPRQVMLKVKIAEINRTGLRQLGVNFQRLTDGDNVASIIGSIAGVGQGGLEAEQLLFADPLDTQLFGIFDEGDFRLFLNALRQNDLARILAQPTLMTLDGQPARFLAGGSFPFPVPQISVGGVSTITIQFRDFGALLEFLPMILEDDTIRLDVQPVFSELNPATGVAVSGTAVPGLTERSARTVVQLREGQTLAIAGLFSTRTQGSTVRVPLLGDLPIVGPAFSKNTITTNETELLVLVTPELVEPLEEQAAPAPGELYQEPNDLEFFFLGRLEGKTRHPHRSTTNYLDPFHVMKHFRSEDQWVVGPHGFAD; encoded by the coding sequence GTGTTCCAGCCGAGACGCAGCACAGACCGGACGCAACCGGGCCGAGGGGCCGGGGTCCTCGGCATCTTCCTGCTGGCCGGCCTGGCCGGGGCGTTGGCCTCCGGACCCCCCGGCCTGGTGGCCCAGGAGCTGGGGCCCGGGGCGGGCCTCCCGCAGGAGGAGGTCCCGACGCCCCCCGAGCCCGGGGCGGTCTTCCCGCAGCAGGGTGGGCCGGAGGGGCCGGAGATCCCGCCGCCGGTAATGCCGCCCGGGGCCGAGCCGTCGGTCCTCATCCCGCCCCCGGGGAGGCCGATCGGACCCCGGCCCGACCCGTCAGGGCCGCCGACCGGAGGGGTCATCCGGTTCGGCCCGCAGGGCCCCCCGGGGCCCGGGGCCGAGGAGGCCGGGCTCCCCCCCGCCATCGCTCCCCCCGGTGGGGACGCCGAGGAGGGGGAAGAGGAAACCTACCCCGCTCCCGAGTCGGGGGTCCTGATCGAGGCGGTCGACCTGCCCGCCGCCGAGGTCGAGTTGATCATCGGCCGGTCCCGCCTCTTCCGGCTGACCCGCCCGCTGTCGGCCGACACGGTGATCTCGTACGACAACGAGAACATCGTCGAGGTCCAGCCCCTGACCAATCCCCAGGCCGAGGATCTGCGCTTCATCAACGTCGTCGGCGTCGGCTTCGGCCGGGCGACCGTCCGCCTGATCGATCAGGAGCGGAACGAGGTCCAGACGATCGAGGCGGTCGTCGCGATCGACGAGAAGGCCCTGGAGCGCCGGATCCACACCATCCTGCCCGGTGCCGACGTGACGGTGCTCCAGGTGGCCCAGAATGTCGTCCTCGAGGGCCAGGTGCCCAACGCGAAGGTCATGGCGGACGTGCTGGAGCTGGTCCGCTCCGAACTCCGGCTTAGCGGCCAGACTTCCGTCGGCAGCCTGGCCGGCAGCCTCGGCTACGGCGGCGGCGGGGGGGAGGCGCCTCCCGGCGGGATCGGCACCCCGGTGCCCCCCTCGGCGGCCAGCCCCGCCGGGGCGCAGCCGGGCCTGATCGTCGTCAACCGGGTGAAGGTCCGGGGCCCCCGGCAGGTGATGCTCAAAGTCAAGATCGCCGAGATCAACCGCACGGGGCTCCGCCAGCTCGGCGTGAACTTCCAGAGGCTGACCGACGGCGACAACGTGGCCTCGATCATCGGCAGCATCGCCGGCGTGGGCCAGGGCGGCCTGGAGGCCGAGCAGCTGCTCTTCGCCGACCCGCTGGACACCCAGCTCTTCGGCATCTTCGACGAGGGGGACTTCCGCCTGTTCCTCAACGCCCTGAGGCAGAACGACCTGGCCCGTATCCTCGCCCAGCCGACGTTGATGACGCTCGACGGCCAGCCCGCCCGCTTCCTGGCCGGCGGCAGCTTCCCGTTCCCGGTGCCCCAGATCAGCGTCGGCGGCGTCTCCACGATCACCATCCAGTTCCGGGACTTCGGCGCCCTGCTGGAGTTCCTGCCGATGATCCTGGAGGACGACACGATCCGGCTGGACGTCCAGCCGGTCTTCAGCGAGCTGAACCCGGCCACCGGCGTGGCGGTCTCCGGCACCGCGGTCCCCGGCCTGACCGAGCGGAGCGCCCGGACGGTCGTGCAACTCCGGGAGGGACAGACGCTGGCCATCGCCGGCCTGTTCTCGACCCGGACCCAAGGCAGCACGGTGCGGGTCCCGCTGCTGGGAGACCTGCCGATCGTCGGCCCGGCGTTCAGCAAGAACACGATCACGACCAACGAGACGGAGCTGCTCGTGCTGGTCACCCCGGAGCTGGTCGAGCCGCTCGAGGAGCAGGCCGCCCCCGCCCCGGGCGAACTCTACCAGGAGCCCAACGACCTGGAATTCTTCTTCCTGGGACGGCTCGAGGGGAAGACCCGGCATCCGCACCGGTCGACCACCAACTACCTCGATCCGTTCCACGTGATGAAGCACTTCCGGAGCGAGGACCAGTGGGTCGTCGGGCCTCACGGCTTCGCCGACTGA
- a CDS encoding tetratricopeptide repeat protein: MDRADPPSSPDAGRHRIEGARGPGPIGRAPRPGRRSTLLAVALLPLAGAFGCRSMPRVGPEAPEPIMPSVQETSASSPMPFGSPPVSSTQPTDPEPLPELTADRSVNLYLDLGRVFESKGQLEAAQAEYARAVEAIDRKVDRPTRALAHRRLASVLDRQGKFGDSEAHYQAAVELAPRDARIWNNYGYSAYLRGDWEQAIARLRKAEKLDPGDPRTLTNLGLALAASGAQDEALDAFTRANGPAAAQANLAYILAATGRDEQARDRYEQALLLNPKDQRSRAAIDRLDAGPDGAEALAAGPSPVDPAVVPASFEATPP; this comes from the coding sequence ATGGACCGAGCTGACCCCCCATCGTCGCCCGACGCCGGGAGACACCGGATCGAAGGGGCCCGGGGCCCGGGCCCGATCGGCCGGGCCCCGCGGCCGGGACGCCGGTCGACCCTGCTGGCCGTGGCGTTGCTGCCGCTGGCGGGGGCATTCGGCTGCCGGTCGATGCCCCGGGTCGGGCCGGAGGCGCCGGAGCCGATCATGCCGTCGGTCCAGGAGACCTCGGCGAGTTCGCCGATGCCGTTCGGCTCGCCCCCGGTCTCGAGCACCCAGCCGACGGATCCCGAGCCCCTCCCCGAGTTGACCGCCGACCGGAGCGTGAACCTCTACCTCGACCTCGGCCGGGTCTTCGAGTCCAAGGGTCAGCTCGAGGCCGCCCAGGCCGAGTACGCCCGGGCCGTGGAGGCGATCGACCGCAAGGTGGACCGCCCGACCCGGGCCCTCGCCCATCGCCGGCTCGCCTCGGTGCTCGACCGCCAGGGCAAGTTCGGCGACTCCGAGGCCCACTACCAGGCGGCGGTCGAGCTGGCCCCCAGGGACGCCCGGATCTGGAATAATTACGGCTACAGCGCCTATCTCCGAGGAGACTGGGAGCAGGCCATCGCCCGCCTCCGCAAGGCGGAGAAGCTCGACCCGGGGGATCCCCGGACCCTGACCAACCTGGGCCTCGCCCTCGCCGCCTCCGGCGCGCAGGACGAGGCGCTCGACGCCTTCACCCGGGCCAACGGCCCGGCGGCGGCCCAGGCGAACCTGGCCTACATCCTCGCCGCCACCGGGCGGGACGAGCAGGCGAGGGACCGCTACGAGCAGGCATTGCTGCTCAACCCGAAGGACCAGCGCTCCCGGGCCGCGATCGACCGGCTCGACGCCGGCCCCGATGGGGCCGAGGCCCTCGCCGCCGGGCCTTCCCCGGTCGACCCGGCCGTCGTCCCCGCCTCGTTCGAGGCGACACCGCCTTGA
- a CDS encoding Gfo/Idh/MocA family protein gives MSYGNWSRRGFLRASTAAMAAAGLPAWYAREVVASQDEEAASRPKAKGPNDAIVMAAIGVGGRGTGIMKDAARRDGVKFVAVCDVDRRHADRAVQELGGGDVTIYDDFRELLDTEELDAVTIGTPDHWHAIPALTAIKAGLDLYCEKPLTLWLDEGKALVKAARGRDTVFQVGSQQRSDARFRLACELVRNGRIGKVVEVEARIGRNDQGGPFKEARVPDALDWDFWLGQTPEVAYVPERCHDTFRWWRAYSGGKMTDWGAHHNDITQWALGYDGSGPVKVDADGDAWPVLPHCFDMPERFVCTATYDNGTVLKTMSDGENGILFTGEEGWIFVNRSRIDASDTALLDEPLGDGAVRLYVSNDHMGNFLDCVRSRETPICDVEVGHRSASVCHLENIALNLRRPLAWDPKEEEFVGDEQANSLLRREMRSPWTLDI, from the coding sequence ATGAGCTACGGCAACTGGTCGCGACGCGGGTTCCTCCGGGCTTCGACCGCCGCGATGGCCGCCGCCGGCCTGCCGGCCTGGTACGCCCGGGAGGTCGTCGCCTCCCAGGACGAGGAGGCCGCCTCGAGGCCGAAGGCGAAGGGGCCGAACGACGCGATCGTCATGGCCGCCATCGGCGTCGGCGGCCGGGGCACCGGCATCATGAAGGACGCGGCGAGGCGGGACGGGGTCAAATTCGTCGCCGTCTGCGACGTCGACCGCCGGCACGCCGATCGGGCCGTCCAGGAACTGGGCGGCGGGGACGTCACGATCTACGACGACTTCCGGGAGCTGCTCGACACCGAGGAGCTGGATGCCGTCACCATCGGCACGCCCGACCACTGGCACGCGATCCCGGCCCTGACCGCCATCAAGGCCGGTCTGGACCTCTACTGCGAGAAGCCGCTGACGCTCTGGCTCGACGAGGGCAAGGCGCTGGTCAAGGCCGCCCGGGGGCGCGACACCGTCTTCCAGGTCGGCAGCCAGCAGCGTTCCGACGCCCGGTTCCGCCTCGCCTGCGAGCTCGTCCGCAACGGCCGGATCGGCAAGGTCGTCGAGGTCGAGGCCCGGATCGGCCGCAACGACCAGGGCGGCCCGTTCAAGGAAGCCCGGGTCCCCGACGCGCTGGACTGGGACTTCTGGCTCGGCCAGACACCCGAGGTCGCCTACGTACCCGAACGCTGCCACGACACCTTCCGCTGGTGGCGGGCCTACTCCGGCGGCAAGATGACCGACTGGGGCGCCCACCACAACGACATCACCCAGTGGGCCCTCGGCTACGACGGCTCCGGCCCCGTCAAGGTCGACGCCGACGGCGACGCCTGGCCCGTCCTGCCCCATTGCTTCGACATGCCCGAGCGGTTCGTTTGCACCGCCACCTACGACAACGGCACCGTGCTCAAGACCATGAGCGACGGCGAGAACGGCATTCTCTTCACCGGCGAGGAGGGCTGGATCTTCGTCAATCGCTCCCGGATCGACGCCAGCGACACGGCCCTGCTCGACGAGCCCCTCGGCGACGGCGCCGTCCGCCTCTACGTCTCCAACGACCACATGGGCAACTTCCTCGACTGTGTCCGCAGCCGGGAGACCCCCATTTGCGACGTCGAGGTCGGCCACCGCTCCGCCTCCGTCTGCCACCTGGAGAACATCGCCCTGAACCTCCGACGCCCCCTGGCCTGGGATCCGAAGGAGGAGGAGTTCGTCGGCGACGAGCAGGCCAACTCCCTGCTCCGTCGCGAGATGCGCTCCCCCTGGACGCTCGACATCTGA
- a CDS encoding MFS transporter yields MAADEGGASGSNSSPGASGEGTSNRRIVTVALMMAMAVAAMEQTVVSPAMPTIIARLKGVEIYALVFSAYLLASTITTPLYGKLADRHGRKRVLLFGLGLFGVGSMLSGLSRSMPELIAMRVVQGLGAGAVAPIVLTILGDLYTLEERARVQGLFSGVWGVSSIAGPALGGALTDQLSWRWVFFVSVPFGLIAMLILAVGVKETVAERESRPLDLAGAAWLTGGTAALLLAVIGGEGRPWELEVVLLGLAVGFLVLFVRQERRAADPVLPIDLLAQPALAASIAGSFIIGGLLIAIDTYVPLFVQGVRGGSATAAGRSIMPLFASWSVSVFIAAKLVPRWGFRRTAVVGSVLITGGSTGLVAGALVPEWSRPAFFLGMGVIGLGMGPTSLSYILGVQNAVAWDRRGAATGSVIFSRMIGGAVIVGLLGAVLGHALAWRLGTSSGVDIAAALRPETHGQLTAAQLSAVRDALGSTLRDIFLLISAMAVLGLACAARVAGGRAVDRPDAPASARGRGDAELLPAALET; encoded by the coding sequence ATGGCAGCGGACGAGGGCGGGGCGTCGGGGTCGAATTCCAGTCCTGGGGCGAGCGGGGAGGGAACCTCGAATCGCCGGATCGTGACCGTCGCCCTGATGATGGCCATGGCCGTCGCGGCGATGGAGCAGACGGTGGTCTCGCCGGCGATGCCGACGATCATCGCCCGGCTCAAGGGGGTGGAGATCTACGCCCTGGTCTTCTCGGCGTACCTGCTCGCCTCGACGATCACCACGCCGCTCTACGGCAAGCTGGCCGACCGCCACGGCCGCAAGCGCGTGCTGCTCTTCGGCCTCGGGCTGTTCGGGGTCGGCTCGATGCTCTCGGGGCTCTCCCGGAGCATGCCCGAGCTGATCGCCATGCGGGTGGTCCAGGGGCTCGGCGCCGGGGCGGTGGCGCCGATCGTCCTGACGATCCTCGGCGACCTCTACACGCTGGAGGAGCGGGCCCGGGTCCAGGGCCTCTTCAGCGGCGTCTGGGGCGTCTCCAGCATCGCCGGCCCGGCGCTGGGGGGGGCCTTGACGGACCAGCTCTCCTGGCGGTGGGTGTTCTTCGTCTCGGTCCCGTTCGGCCTGATCGCCATGCTGATCCTGGCCGTCGGCGTGAAGGAGACGGTGGCCGAACGGGAATCGAGGCCGCTGGACCTGGCCGGGGCCGCCTGGCTGACCGGGGGCACGGCCGCCTTGCTGCTGGCGGTGATCGGCGGCGAGGGGAGGCCCTGGGAGCTGGAGGTGGTGCTGCTGGGCCTGGCGGTCGGGTTCCTGGTGCTGTTCGTCCGCCAGGAACGTCGGGCGGCGGACCCGGTCCTGCCGATCGACCTGCTCGCCCAGCCCGCCCTGGCGGCCTCGATCGCCGGGAGCTTCATCATCGGCGGCCTGCTGATCGCCATCGACACCTACGTCCCCCTGTTCGTCCAGGGGGTCCGGGGCGGCTCGGCCACGGCGGCGGGGCGGTCGATCATGCCCTTGTTCGCCTCCTGGTCGGTCAGCGTCTTCATCGCCGCGAAGCTGGTCCCCCGCTGGGGGTTCCGCAGGACGGCGGTGGTCGGCTCGGTCCTCATCACGGGCGGCTCGACCGGCCTGGTCGCCGGGGCCCTCGTGCCGGAGTGGAGCCGCCCGGCCTTCTTCCTGGGGATGGGGGTGATCGGCCTCGGCATGGGGCCCACCTCGCTGAGCTACATCCTCGGTGTGCAGAACGCCGTCGCCTGGGACCGCCGGGGGGCGGCGACCGGCTCGGTCATCTTCTCCCGGATGATCGGCGGCGCGGTGATCGTCGGCCTGCTGGGCGCGGTGCTCGGCCACGCCCTGGCCTGGCGGCTGGGGACGAGCTCGGGCGTCGACATCGCCGCCGCGCTCCGGCCCGAGACGCACGGCCAGTTGACCGCCGCCCAGCTCTCGGCCGTCCGGGACGCCCTGGGCTCCACCCTCCGCGACATCTTCCTGCTGATCTCGGCGATGGCCGTCCTCGGCCTCGCCTGCGCCGCCCGGGTCGCCGGGGGACGGGCCGTCGACCGTCCGGACGCCCCGGCCTCGGCCAGGGGCCGGGGAGACGCGGAGTTGCTCCCCGCCGCCCTGGAAACCTGA
- a CDS encoding Mrp/NBP35 family ATP-binding protein: MSASHLSEQDVLAALKGVQDPDLKRDLVDLGMIKDVRIGEGTLDLTVNLTTPACPLKGKIEADVREALGRVLGHDREVRVHMASDVRGKGVIEKGDIPGVRNVIAVGSGKGGVGKSTLAAAIAFGLQAYGSKVGLMDADVYGPSIPHLVGASGRPMAKGERIQPIEANGLKLMSIGFLVKPEQAVIMRGPMLHGIVNQFLHQVDWGELDYLVIDLPPGTGDVPLTLSQSLPLTGGVVVCTPEQVALLDATRAVAMFQQLKVPMLGIVENKSFLDPPGGGERLYPYGHGGARRKAEELGVPFLGEVPFGFPIREKGDVGKLHEVMVEESPSRTYLLGVVEALAQQISIRNMKAPKMPKLEILG; this comes from the coding sequence ATGTCCGCCTCCCACCTGTCCGAGCAGGACGTGCTGGCCGCCTTGAAGGGGGTCCAGGACCCGGACCTCAAGCGTGACCTCGTCGACCTGGGCATGATCAAGGACGTCCGGATCGGCGAGGGCACGCTGGATCTGACGGTCAACCTCACCACCCCGGCCTGCCCCCTGAAGGGGAAGATCGAGGCCGACGTCCGGGAGGCCCTGGGCCGGGTCCTCGGCCACGACCGGGAGGTCCGCGTCCACATGGCCTCCGACGTCCGGGGCAAGGGGGTGATCGAGAAGGGGGACATCCCCGGCGTGAGGAACGTGATCGCCGTGGGGTCGGGCAAGGGGGGCGTGGGCAAGTCGACCCTGGCGGCGGCGATCGCCTTCGGCTTGCAGGCCTACGGCTCGAAGGTCGGCCTGATGGACGCCGACGTCTACGGGCCGTCGATCCCGCACCTGGTCGGCGCCTCGGGCCGGCCGATGGCGAAGGGGGAGCGGATCCAGCCGATCGAGGCGAACGGCCTGAAGCTGATGTCGATCGGCTTCCTCGTGAAGCCCGAGCAGGCGGTCATCATGCGGGGGCCGATGCTCCACGGCATCGTCAACCAGTTCCTCCACCAGGTCGACTGGGGGGAGCTGGACTACCTCGTCATCGACCTGCCCCCCGGCACGGGGGACGTGCCGCTGACCCTCTCCCAGAGCCTGCCGCTGACGGGGGGCGTGGTCGTCTGCACCCCGGAGCAGGTCGCGCTGCTCGACGCGACGAGGGCCGTGGCGATGTTCCAGCAGCTGAAGGTGCCGATGCTGGGGATCGTCGAGAACAAGAGCTTCCTCGACCCCCCCGGCGGCGGCGAGCGGCTCTATCCCTACGGCCACGGCGGCGCCCGCCGCAAGGCCGAGGAGCTGGGCGTCCCCTTCTTGGGCGAAGTCCCCTTCGGCTTCCCCATCCGGGAGAAGGGGGACGTGGGCAAGCTCCACGAGGTGATGGTCGAGGAGTCGCCGTCGAGGACTTACCTGCTCGGCGTCGTCGAGGCGCTGGCCCAGCAGATCAGCATCCGGAACATGAAGGCGCCGAAGATGCCGAAGCTGGAAATCCTGGGCTGA
- a CDS encoding DnaJ C-terminal domain-containing protein: MPQRDFYEVLGVDRGASAEELKRSYRSLARKHHPDLNPDDKTAAEQRFKEVQEAYDVLSEPEKRKLYDLYGHAAFQGAAAGPRAGGAEWSARQGSGFEDVDFSQFFGGGAGVHPGAGSAEGFDVGGGLFEEILGRVRGGRRGGRAGGHRAGGGDVESSLRIPFLTAVTGGEQPIVVSRPDGSAETLNVKIPPGVADGSKIRLKGKGNPGFGGGPAGSLVITVQVDPHPYFRREGRDLLVDLPISVGEAILGARVDCPTLAGMKTLTIPAGSSTGQKLRLKGQGVPARGEAPAGDLFAVLKVVVPKSVDEESRRLIEQFADRNPSDPRRGLW, encoded by the coding sequence ATGCCCCAACGCGACTTCTACGAGGTGCTGGGCGTGGACCGGGGAGCCTCCGCCGAGGAGCTGAAGCGCTCCTACCGCTCCCTCGCCCGCAAGCACCACCCCGACCTCAACCCCGACGACAAGACGGCCGCCGAGCAACGCTTCAAGGAGGTCCAGGAGGCGTACGACGTCCTCTCGGAACCCGAGAAGCGGAAGCTCTACGACCTCTACGGCCACGCCGCCTTCCAGGGGGCCGCCGCGGGGCCCCGGGCCGGCGGCGCGGAGTGGTCGGCCCGACAGGGATCGGGCTTCGAGGACGTCGACTTCTCCCAGTTCTTCGGCGGTGGGGCCGGCGTCCACCCCGGCGCCGGCTCGGCCGAGGGGTTCGACGTCGGCGGCGGCCTCTTCGAGGAGATCCTCGGCCGGGTCCGGGGGGGCCGTCGGGGGGGCCGCGCCGGCGGCCACCGGGCCGGAGGGGGAGACGTCGAGTCTTCCCTCCGCATCCCCTTCCTCACCGCCGTCACCGGGGGCGAGCAGCCGATCGTCGTCTCCCGGCCCGACGGCTCGGCCGAGACCCTCAACGTCAAGATCCCCCCCGGCGTCGCCGACGGCTCGAAGATCCGGCTCAAGGGGAAGGGGAACCCCGGCTTCGGCGGCGGCCCGGCCGGCTCGCTGGTCATCACCGTCCAGGTCGACCCGCACCCCTACTTCCGCAGGGAGGGGCGGGATCTGCTCGTCGACCTGCCGATCTCCGTCGGCGAGGCCATCCTGGGGGCCCGGGTCGACTGCCCCACCCTCGCCGGGATGAAGACCCTGACGATCCCCGCCGGCAGCTCGACCGGCCAGAAGCTCCGCCTCAAGGGCCAGGGCGTGCCCGCCCGGGGGGAGGCCCCGGCCGGGGACCTCTTCGCGGTCCTCAAGGTCGTGGTGCCGAAGTCGGTCGACGAGGAGAGCCGTCGCCTCATCGAGCAGTTCGCCGACCGCAACCCCTCCGACCCGCGCCGGGGGCTCTGGTGA
- a CDS encoding chaperone modulator CbpM yields MNPNLLPRDLVARQLAVSSRILTSYERRGLIRAVRDGDEEGYPPAEVRRLWTVVSLHRDAGVNLAGIEAILQLQAQMDALCRRLRDLARELDEAIPGAAAAPPED; encoded by the coding sequence ATGAACCCGAACCTCCTGCCCCGAGACCTCGTCGCCCGGCAACTGGCCGTCTCCTCCCGGATCCTCACCTCCTACGAGCGCCGGGGGCTGATCCGGGCCGTCCGGGACGGGGACGAGGAGGGCTACCCCCCCGCCGAGGTCCGACGGCTCTGGACCGTGGTGAGCCTGCACCGGGACGCCGGCGTCAACCTCGCGGGGATCGAGGCGATCCTCCAGCTCCAGGCCCAGATGGACGCCCTCTGCCGGAGGCTCCGGGACCTCGCCCGGGAACTCGACGAGGCGATCCCGGGCGCCGCAGCCGCCCCCCCCGAGGATTGA
- the rnpA gene encoding ribonuclease P protein component codes for MDPIPATFRPFERISRPEDFRRAFDRRRSASDEVMIVYGAENGLEHPRLGISVGRKKVRKATARNRVKRLIREAFRRNKAGLPPGVDLVVVPRGAGLTFAQADRSLPHLARAVAGRLARDRSRPRDRDRSAEAAP; via the coding sequence ATGGACCCGATCCCGGCTACCTTCCGCCCCTTCGAACGCATCTCCCGCCCCGAGGACTTCCGCCGGGCCTTCGACCGCCGTCGGTCGGCCTCGGACGAGGTGATGATCGTCTACGGCGCCGAGAACGGCCTGGAACACCCGAGGCTCGGCATCTCCGTCGGCCGCAAGAAGGTCCGCAAGGCCACCGCCCGCAACCGGGTCAAGCGGCTGATCCGCGAGGCCTTCCGCCGGAACAAGGCCGGGCTGCCCCCCGGCGTCGACCTCGTCGTGGTCCCCCGGGGGGCCGGGCTGACCTTCGCCCAAGCCGACCGTTCCCTGCCCCACCTGGCCCGGGCCGTCGCCGGTCGGCTGGCCCGAGACCGCTCGCGGCCCCGAGATCGCGACCGATCGGCCGAGGCCGCGCCATGA
- the yidD gene encoding membrane protein insertion efficiency factor YidD — protein MTVRPWRWPGLVAVEGLCLLIRGYQILIAPLIGDVCRFEPSCSRYMVGALRKYGFFRGFWKGTGRLLRCHPWHLGGYDPP, from the coding sequence ATGACCGTCCGCCCCTGGCGATGGCCCGGCCTGGTCGCGGTCGAGGGGCTCTGCCTGCTCATCCGGGGCTACCAGATCCTGATCGCCCCGCTGATCGGCGACGTCTGCCGGTTCGAGCCCAGTTGCAGCCGGTACATGGTCGGCGCCTTGCGCAAGTACGGGTTCTTCCGGGGATTCTGGAAGGGGACCGGCCGGCTGCTCCGCTGCCACCCCTGGCATCTCGGCGGCTACGACCCGCCCTGA